One stretch of Sandaracinaceae bacterium DNA includes these proteins:
- a CDS encoding HlyD family efflux transporter periplasmic adaptor subunit, whose product MRTSDAIPSQSDASVTALLPAARLLPGTTMPFRTAKRLAVAFAAFLFFAALAPWRQNVSGTGQVYAFSPDERPQSIEATISGIVVGWHVVEGQMVREGDLLVELADNDPERVARLELQRDAAVVRVEAFLAQVEAFRERMDALRRSQEAQLSAARAEVRVVLDTLASQRELLVAAEARVTTNDVQQARVATLAGEGLASQRESELAQLGSADAQASLRAARAQVSATQARLRSAQAALERTQATTDADIQAASASLSSADTQVASARSELAQVESRLAQQSAQAIRAPRDGVVQRILVQQGGVQVSQGTVLADLVPLTESRSVQLYVDGNDAALVTPGREVRLQFEGWPAVQFAGWPSVAVGSFAGRVAFVDSADDGNGDFRVVVVPDEGAEPWPAPVFLRQGTRVKGWLLLDEVTVGFEIWRQLNGFPPRYRMPPSSAQGGGA is encoded by the coding sequence CCGGACCGCCAAGCGGCTCGCGGTGGCCTTCGCGGCCTTCTTGTTCTTCGCTGCGCTGGCGCCTTGGCGCCAGAACGTGTCCGGTACGGGTCAGGTCTACGCCTTCTCGCCCGACGAGCGGCCTCAGTCCATCGAGGCGACCATCTCGGGCATCGTCGTGGGGTGGCACGTGGTGGAGGGCCAGATGGTGCGCGAGGGCGATTTGCTCGTGGAGCTGGCCGACAATGACCCCGAGCGCGTGGCTCGGCTCGAGCTGCAGCGCGATGCTGCCGTGGTTCGCGTCGAGGCGTTCCTGGCTCAGGTGGAGGCCTTTCGAGAGCGGATGGACGCGCTGCGGAGGTCACAAGAGGCCCAGCTGAGCGCGGCTCGTGCGGAGGTGCGGGTGGTGCTCGACACCCTGGCCAGTCAGCGGGAACTCCTGGTGGCAGCCGAGGCCCGCGTGACCACCAACGACGTGCAGCAGGCCCGTGTGGCCACCTTGGCTGGCGAGGGGCTCGCGTCGCAGCGCGAGAGCGAGCTGGCGCAGCTGGGGTCCGCCGACGCGCAGGCGTCGTTGCGTGCGGCCCGCGCGCAGGTCAGCGCCACGCAGGCACGCCTGCGGTCCGCGCAGGCCGCGCTCGAGCGCACGCAGGCCACCACCGACGCCGACATCCAAGCAGCCAGCGCGTCGTTGAGCTCGGCGGACACCCAGGTGGCCTCCGCGCGCAGCGAGCTCGCGCAGGTGGAGTCGCGGCTGGCGCAGCAGTCGGCCCAGGCCATCCGAGCCCCACGGGACGGCGTGGTTCAGCGAATCCTCGTGCAGCAGGGCGGCGTTCAGGTGTCGCAGGGGACCGTGCTGGCGGACCTCGTGCCGCTGACCGAGTCGCGCTCCGTTCAGCTCTATGTGGACGGCAACGACGCCGCCCTGGTGACCCCTGGGCGCGAGGTGCGCCTCCAGTTCGAGGGGTGGCCCGCCGTCCAGTTTGCGGGCTGGCCGAGTGTGGCGGTGGGCAGCTTCGCCGGTCGCGTCGCGTTCGTGGACTCGGCGGACGACGGGAATGGAGACTTCCGCGTGGTGGTGGTGCCGGACGAAGGCGCCGAGCCCTGGCCCGCCCCCGTGTTCCTGCGCCAGGGCACGCGCGTGAAGGGCTGGCTCTTGCTGGACGAGGTCACGGTGGGCTTCGAGATCTGGCGGCAGCTCAACGGCTTCCCGCCGCGCTACCGCATGCCGCCCTCGTCGGCACAGGGGGGTGGAGCGTGA